The following nucleotide sequence is from Ignavibacteria bacterium.
ACCGCCACCGCCACCGGTCTTGCCGGTTCTAGCTGTGAGCGGGATCAGCGTTGATCTGATCGATGCAAGCGGACAGAAGATCAAGGACAGCGTCATCACGGTGACGAATATTGTGTCCACGAATCTCTATGCGTTGTTGAACTATGTGTTCTTCGACGATTCGAGCTCAACGATCCCTGCGCGTTACCGTCAGTTCTCCGGAGCAGAAGCTGATGCATTCGACATCAAGAGTCTGAATGGGGCTGGCACCATGCCGATCTACTATCAGATGTTGAACATCGTTGGACTTAAGCTCGGAGTACGCCTTCAGCCAGCCTCACCTTGATCGGAGTTTGCAGCAACAACACCGGAGGTGAGAAGGGCAATACAGCGTTGTCGAGATCACGCGCAGAGAATGTTAAAGTACTTCGTTGATGATGGGAATCTCCCCATCGTCTGACCGTAAAAAGAGCGCAACCTCCCCGAGTTCCGTCGAACACTGCATCACAGGACGGCATTGAAGAGAACCGTCGCGTGGAGATCGTTGCAAATGACAAGTCGATCCTGGAACCATTGTTCTTTACCGACACAACGCACTTCAGTGCGCCTATCGTGCGGTTCAATCAGAACATACGTTCAGAGGCAGGTGTACAACGCTGGGACATCATAGCACGTCAGGGCAACAAGGATCTCAAGACATTCGCGGATCAGGTTCAGATGTCGAATCTTCGTTGGATTGGAATCTTGGCAGTGAATTGGGATCGTTCCTGCTTCTGATGAGCCAATTCGGTACACGATCAAGGTTGTAGACAAGGACGGGCAACGAGAGACACTGTCGGTAGCGAGATCGATGTTAAGCAGGTCGTCCACCAAGGACAAGCGTATCGAAGTTCACTCCTCATCATCTTCGGATTCAACGAATCTGAATTCACGGATGCATGAACGGATCATCGCCGTCATCAAGGCGGATCGCTGCCAACTCGACCGTAACTGTGGAAGGTCACACAGACCGTTCGGGTGAAGCCGAATACAATCAGAAGCTATCTCAACGTCGGGCAGATGCAACGGCAAGCCGACTCAAGGTCCCTGCAGACCGTGCAAAAGGTTTCGGCAGCTCAGATCTTCTCTACGACAACGCAACACCCGAAGGCCGACTCTACTGCCTTACGGTGCCGATCTGAATGGAACACCGTTGGAGTAGGCCTCAAGTGAACAACCAGACAACTCGGCTGAAAACACTTGGGCCGTTGACTATCCCAGATCGGGTATCAGCAGCTCTTGTCGATAGTTAAGTTGGTAGATCTGTTTTGATAGATAAGGGCGAGTGGTGATAATCAAATTTATCGTCACTTTGGTGTCATCGGGAAGCCTCCTTGTCGTGGGATAGCTCGCGCAGAAGCTGGAGAGCGTCAAGAACGATCGTAGTCGTCAAGGGGCCTGGAAGATCTGGCTAACCCGTAGTCTGGAGGAGAGTACAGATTCCCTCATGACAGCCCCCCTACTATAGATTTGTCACCTACACAGATGGAGAAGAGTCAGGCCCCTTTTGGATCACTACCGAAGTGGTTCTGTGTACCGGAAGGGCAGACTGATTCGTATTGGTAAACGAGCAGTGCGGATGGGATGGTGGAAGTGTATAGAGAATCAGGTTCTCTTGAAGCGCGCAGAAACATACTACCGAGGCAATACTTTTTGGACTATATATACCAAGAGTATGCGATCTCCGGGTGCTGCATAATGCTTGAGGGCGGGTTCGATGATTATAGACGCGTAGGCATTTTGGACAACATTTTTATGAGACTGGGCAGGTCAAATCAAGGGGAATTCGCCGTAGACAACAATCAGGACGGAGAGTGGGTAGCGTTCTCCGGATGATGGACGGGTAAAGAAAGGAAACCACGCCCTGTATTCCGATGAAGAAGCTTTAGTTGACTGCAGGCCCGCACTACTGGACCTCTGCGAAAAAAGACACAATCCTCGGACCGTATCACGGATTGTGCATTACGATACTGGGAGCAGGCTCTTTTGCTCCATCTATACATCGATGGGTCCCGCGTCCCTTCTTGGCGGGCTGGACTGCATAT
It contains:
- a CDS encoding OmpA family protein, with the protein product MNGSSPSSRRIAANSTVTVEGHTDRSGEAEYNQKLSQRRADATASRLKVPADRAKGFGSSDLLYDNATPEGRLYCLTVPI